The Myxococcota bacterium genome has a segment encoding these proteins:
- the polA gene encoding DNA polymerase I: MAAEARRAHPRRLLVVDGANTLYRAFFAIPSLRAPDGTPTNAAYGFVNTLAKLLREETPDYVAIAWDPRGGSFRKQLFDGYKATRDAQPEDLTAQIPLVRELVDAHRIPVLEVEGFEADDVIATLATELPDDVELLIVSSDKDLMQLVSDRVTLLDGIKDRRYEPADVEARFGVPPERMLDLRALVGDPSDNIPGVKGIGDKGAAKLIQEWGTLEALLDHAGEVKAKRAREALVEQADAARLSKELATLRRDVPLEGGLDALAARAPDAAALRALYERLGFTRLLESLGGAAEAPRADVEVEIATDADGVAAKLAALARGGELALFGVLTDASVVDARLVGLAVAGVPDEPVWFAPIAEAADAQEGLPMEARPARLAAADVLAPLAALFADGARAPAWIGHETKRLHACLGERDAALPCAVFDTEIAAFLLDAAGARDLPTLAQQRLGARVQSFEELAGRGAKATPVDALDVGALARWAAAQAAAVRDLRAPMCEQLDRDGLRPLFDEVEMPLTSVLGRVERNGVRIDEAKLAALSEEYEGKLATIEARIYDLAGETFSVNSPKQLQHILFEKLALPAIKKTKTGFSTDESVLEQLAFEHELPAQVLAWRRLAKLKSTYLDALPPLVSPRTGRIHPTFLQTGAATGRLASTHPNVQNIPIRTEEGVRIREAFVPAEGRVLLSADYSQVELRILAHYSGDASLIAAFERGEDIHRRTAAEVAGIDPADVTDEQRARAKAVNFGIIYGSSAFGLANQLGIATGEAQATIDAYFARYQGVRRFLDETVAAATERGFVTTILGRRRYLPDLASKNRVLRQAAERMAVNTVIQGSEADLIKRAMVELARAIEADGLASRMILQVHDELVFEVPAAEVEAMTELARARMRDVHRLRVPLEVDVGTGRSWREAH; the protein is encoded by the coding sequence ATGGCAGCCGAAGCCCGGCGCGCGCACCCGCGGCGCCTGCTCGTCGTCGACGGTGCGAACACGCTCTACCGCGCGTTCTTCGCGATCCCGAGCCTGCGCGCGCCCGACGGCACGCCCACGAACGCGGCGTACGGCTTCGTCAACACGCTCGCGAAGCTGCTGCGCGAGGAGACGCCCGACTACGTCGCGATCGCGTGGGACCCGCGCGGCGGCAGCTTCCGCAAGCAGCTCTTCGACGGCTACAAGGCGACGCGCGACGCGCAGCCCGAGGACCTGACCGCGCAGATCCCGCTCGTGCGCGAGCTCGTCGACGCGCACCGGATTCCCGTGCTCGAGGTCGAGGGCTTCGAGGCGGACGACGTGATCGCGACGCTCGCCACCGAGCTGCCCGACGACGTCGAGCTGCTGATCGTGTCGTCGGACAAGGACCTGATGCAGCTCGTGAGCGACCGCGTCACGCTGCTCGACGGCATCAAGGACCGCCGCTACGAGCCCGCCGACGTCGAGGCGCGCTTCGGCGTGCCGCCCGAGCGCATGCTCGACCTGCGCGCCCTCGTCGGCGACCCGAGCGACAACATCCCGGGCGTGAAGGGCATCGGCGACAAGGGCGCCGCGAAGCTCATCCAGGAATGGGGCACGCTCGAGGCGCTGCTCGACCACGCCGGCGAGGTGAAGGCGAAGCGCGCGCGCGAGGCGCTCGTCGAGCAGGCGGACGCGGCGCGGCTCTCGAAGGAGCTCGCGACGCTGCGCCGCGACGTGCCGCTCGAGGGCGGCCTCGACGCGCTCGCTGCGCGCGCGCCCGACGCGGCCGCGCTGCGCGCGCTCTACGAGCGGCTCGGCTTCACGCGGCTGCTCGAGTCGCTCGGCGGCGCGGCGGAGGCGCCGCGTGCCGACGTCGAGGTCGAGATCGCGACCGACGCGGACGGCGTCGCCGCGAAGCTCGCCGCACTCGCGCGCGGCGGCGAGCTCGCGCTCTTCGGCGTGCTCACGGATGCGAGCGTCGTCGACGCGCGCCTCGTCGGGCTCGCGGTCGCGGGGGTGCCCGACGAGCCCGTGTGGTTCGCGCCGATCGCGGAGGCGGCCGACGCGCAGGAAGGCCTCCCGATGGAGGCGCGCCCCGCGCGCCTCGCGGCCGCCGACGTGCTCGCGCCGCTCGCCGCGCTCTTCGCGGACGGCGCGCGCGCGCCCGCGTGGATCGGGCACGAGACGAAGCGGCTGCACGCCTGCCTCGGCGAGCGCGACGCCGCGCTCCCGTGCGCCGTCTTCGACACCGAGATCGCGGCCTTCCTGCTCGACGCCGCGGGTGCGCGCGACCTCCCGACGCTCGCGCAGCAGCGGCTCGGCGCGCGCGTCCAGAGCTTCGAGGAGCTCGCGGGGCGCGGAGCCAAGGCGACGCCCGTCGACGCGCTCGACGTCGGAGCGCTCGCGCGCTGGGCGGCCGCGCAGGCGGCGGCGGTGCGCGACCTGCGCGCCCCGATGTGCGAGCAGCTCGACCGCGACGGCCTCCGCCCGCTCTTCGACGAGGTCGAGATGCCGCTCACCTCCGTGCTCGGGCGCGTCGAGCGCAACGGCGTGCGCATCGACGAGGCGAAGCTCGCCGCGCTCTCCGAGGAGTACGAGGGGAAGCTCGCGACGATCGAGGCGCGCATCTACGACCTCGCGGGCGAGACCTTCAGCGTGAACTCGCCCAAGCAGCTGCAGCACATCCTGTTCGAGAAGCTCGCGCTGCCGGCGATCAAGAAGACGAAGACGGGCTTCTCGACCGACGAGAGCGTGCTCGAGCAGCTCGCGTTCGAGCACGAGCTGCCGGCCCAGGTGCTCGCGTGGCGGCGGCTCGCGAAGCTGAAGAGCACGTATCTCGACGCGCTGCCGCCGCTCGTGTCGCCGCGCACCGGGCGCATCCACCCGACGTTCCTGCAGACGGGCGCGGCGACGGGGCGGCTCGCGTCGACGCACCCCAACGTGCAGAACATCCCGATCCGCACCGAGGAGGGCGTGCGCATCCGCGAGGCGTTCGTGCCCGCGGAGGGCCGCGTGCTGCTCTCCGCCGACTACTCGCAGGTCGAGCTGCGCATCCTCGCGCACTACTCGGGCGATGCGTCGCTGATCGCGGCCTTCGAGCGCGGCGAGGACATCCACCGCCGCACGGCCGCCGAGGTCGCGGGCATCGACCCTGCGGACGTCACCGACGAGCAGCGCGCGCGCGCGAAGGCCGTCAACTTCGGGATCATCTACGGCTCGTCGGCCTTCGGCCTCGCGAACCAGCTCGGCATCGCGACGGGCGAGGCGCAGGCGACGATCGACGCCTACTTCGCGCGCTACCAGGGCGTGCGCCGCTTCCTCGACGAGACGGTCGCCGCGGCGACCGAGCGCGGCTTCGTCACGACCATCCTGGGACGCCGTCGCTACCTCCCGGACCTGGCGTCGAAGAACCGCGTGCTCCGCCAGGCGGCCGAGCGGATGGCGGTCAACACGGTCATCCAGGGCAGCGAGGCGGACCTGATCAAGCGCGCGATGGTCGAGCTCGCGCGCGCGATCGAGGCCGACGGGCTCGCGAGCCGGATGATCCTGCAGGTGCACGACGAGCTCGTCTTCGAGGTGCCGGCGGCCGAGGTCGAGGCCATGACGGAGCTCGCCCGCGCGCGGATGCGCGACGTCCACCGGCTGCGCGTCCCGCTCGAGGTCGACGTCGGCACGGGGCGCAGCTGGCGCGAGGCGCACTAG
- a CDS encoding sigma-70 family RNA polymerase sigma factor: MVARAQQGDHDAFRILVERYQGRAFALARRMLRSEEHARDAIQDAFLKAYTALPGFEGRSSFYTWLYRLVFNHCLDLKRKDKSLRHVEWQDERLGPDRIREEGTPGAIASGAFPSPGAVVERAELRELMATAIDQLPDDARETLLLRELDGLSYAEIAERLSIPKGTVMSRLFYARKKVQAMLIEAGVTPPASTKRARGARAADDGTDDEADDGGGDVADDTDDTDGDEDET, translated from the coding sequence GTGGTCGCGAGAGCCCAGCAGGGCGATCACGACGCCTTCCGGATCCTGGTGGAGCGGTACCAGGGACGAGCCTTCGCGCTCGCCCGGCGCATGCTCCGCAGCGAGGAGCACGCGCGCGATGCGATCCAGGACGCCTTCCTCAAGGCCTACACGGCGCTCCCCGGCTTCGAGGGGCGCTCGAGCTTCTACACCTGGCTCTACCGCCTGGTCTTCAACCACTGCCTCGATCTCAAGCGCAAGGACAAGTCGCTCCGCCACGTCGAGTGGCAGGACGAGCGGCTCGGGCCCGATCGCATCCGCGAGGAGGGCACGCCCGGCGCGATCGCCTCGGGCGCCTTTCCGAGTCCGGGCGCGGTCGTCGAGCGCGCGGAGCTGCGCGAGCTGATGGCCACTGCGATCGACCAGCTCCCCGACGACGCGCGCGAGACGCTGCTGCTGCGCGAGCTCGACGGCCTCTCGTACGCCGAGATCGCCGAGCGGCTCTCGATTCCGAAGGGCACGGTGATGAGCCGGCTCTTCTACGCGCGCAAGAAGGTGCAGGCGATGCTGATCGAGGCGGGCGTGACGCCGCCCGCGAGCACGAAGCGCGCGCGCGGCGCGCGCGCCGCGGACGACGGGACCGACGACGAGGCGGACGACGGCGGAGGGGACGTCGCGGACGACACCGACGACACGGACGGCGACGAGGACGAGACATGA